In one Magallana gigas chromosome 9, xbMagGiga1.1, whole genome shotgun sequence genomic region, the following are encoded:
- the LOC136271139 gene encoding tripartite motif-containing protein 2-like: protein MDRRTWAQDVLRCHLCETPAPPMYCDICHIHLCVACVGKHILDESKEHKVVTLKNRGFIPECSRHSKKLCELYCEQCNTPICVQCVSSGEHIGHKQVEILKTLQSKKDSLQRDLDELEKLIYPKYQEIVSNIPVQKADLHQNSKKLTTALDKHGEDLNREIDIAIQKLKSDVDEMESKHLVVLDKQENEIKRSISEIEQSIADLKKSLNSNDVSLVSSYKSRVAEFRILPPKLTVSLPRFIPQKINKEQIYRQIGSLSALSIKTEEHGYTLDSSGAESSPPGRPLIDVPRIITEINTEYGKSNALRCVTCLSDDEVWTSGRDNMMRLYNLHSKLVKSIQTKSGRISQDIAVTQSGELVYTDPNDRTVNIVKNTQIQTVIRLQGWYPLNVCSNSSGDLLVVMITDDRKQAKVMRYSGSTEKQTIQYDDKGQPLYSSNDYTKYIRENKNLDICVADSMANSVVVVNQAGKLRFTYTGPPSTTKKQFYPDGITTDSQSRILTTDLNNHSIHILDQNGQFLRYIDNCHLQNPFGLSVDTRDNLFVGDNHTGKVKKIQYSMPL from the coding sequence ATGGACCGCCGTActtgggcccaggatgtgttacggtgtcatctctgtgagaccccggccccccctatgtactgtgacatttgtcacattCATCTATGTGTAGCCTGTGTTGGGAAACATATCTTAGATgaatccaaagaacacaaagtggtaacattaaaaaatcggGGATTCATACCTGAATGTTCAAGACATTCAAAAAAATTGTGCGAACTTTATTGCGAACAATGTAACACTCCTATTTGTGTGCAGTGTGTCTCCTCAGGTGAACATATAGGACACAAACaagttgaaattttaaaaaccctTCAAAGCAAGAAAGATTCACTACAGAGAGATTTAGATGAATTAGAGAAATTGATTTATCCTAAATACCAAGAGATTGTATCTAATATCCCAGTTCAGAAAGCTGATCTGCATCAAAACTCCAAGAAATTAACAACAGCTCtagacaaacatggagaagacttgaacagagaaatagacattgCCATCCAAAAACTGAAATCTGACGTGGATGAAATGGAATCCAAACACCTGGTAGTCCTTGATAagcaagaaaatgaaatcaaacgCAGTATTTCTGAAATTGAACAGAGCATTGCTGATCTGAAGAAATCACTCAACTCAAATGATGTCAGCCTTGTCTCTTCTTATAAATCCCGGGTTGCTGAATTCAGAATTTTGCCCCCAAAACTAACAGTTTCTTTACCAAGATTCATCCCTCAGAAGATTAACAAAGAACAGATTTATCGGCAAATTGGGTCTCTCTCAGCGTTATCtattaaaacagaagaacatggctatACATTGGATTCTTCTGGTGCTGAATCCTCTCCCCCGGGcagaccgctcattgatgtaccacggatcatcacagAAATAAACACAGAGTATGGAAAATCTAATGCACTACGCTGTGTTacctgtctgagtgatgatgAAGTGTGGACGAGTGGTAGGGACAACATGATGAGACTCTACAACCTCCACAGTAAACTAGTGAAGTccatccaaaccaagtcagggaggATATCAcaggacatagcagtgacacagagtggtgaactagtttatactgatcccaatgatagaactgtgaacatagtgaagaatacacagatacagacagtgatcagactacaggggtggTATCCTCTCAATGTCTGTAGTAACTCCTCTGGTGACCTGCTGGTTGTCATGATCACTGATGATAGGAAACAAGCAAAAGTTAtgcgttactctggctccacagagaaacaaaccattcaatacgatgacaaaggacaacctctctattcatctaaTGATTACACTAAATACATCAGAGAGAACAAGAACCTAGATATATGTGTAGCTGACTCTATGGCCAAttcagtagtggtggtcaatcaggccgggaaactccggtttacctacaccggtcctccctctactacaaagaaacaattttatccAGACGGTATCACTACAGACAGCCAGAGTCGGATCCTGACAACAGACCTCAACAACCAcagtatccacatcctggatcagaacggacagttcctccgctacattgacaactgtcatttacagaaTCCATTCGGTTTaagtgtggacaccagagacaacttGTTTGTTGGTGATAATcacacaggtaaagtgaagaaaatccaatACAGCATGCCACTGTGA
- the LOC105328374 gene encoding biogenesis of lysosome-related organelles complex 1 subunit 3 isoform X3: MEPAIRTVVDGEASESDEEEKVDGVLDVRRSDQNFVNAVSISGEALESDDEGETDPPIPALRVEHGESETRQEETGSHSVTRLYSSKPKYDSLLHKKLRERNASLRRHLVDSVHQMYLVSAKDLHNTSLQLHKSKALIGDLSHNMRNLTNDLFHLEDRVDIITSCMILPDTNINVSGTSVSQ, from the exons ATGGAGCCAGCGATCAGAACAGTGGTGGATGGAGAGGCGTCAGAATCAGACGAAGAGGAGAAAGTAGACGGG GTGCTGGATGTAAGACGGTCGGACCAGAACTTTGTGAATGCTGTGTCTATATCAGGAGAGGCCCTGGAGTCAGATGACGAGGGGGAGACAGACCCGCCCATCCCCGCCCTTAGAG tAGAACACGGAGAGAGTGAGACCAGGCAAGAGGAGACTGGATCTCACTCAGTGACCAGACTCTACTCCAGTAAACCAAAGTACGACAG tCTGCTCCACAAGAAGTTAA GAGAGAGGAATGCCAGTTTGAGGAGACACTTGGTGGATTCTGTCCATCAGATGTACCTGGTGTCTGCCAAAGATCTACACAACACAAGTCTGCAACTCCATAAGTCAAAGGCTTTGATTGGG GATCTCTCCCACAATATGAGGAACCTGACCAATGACTTGTTTCACTTGGAGGACAGGGTAGATATCATAACTTCCTGTATGATCCTACCAGACACCAATATTAATGTCAGTGGAACCTCAGTGTcacaatga
- the LOC109617221 gene encoding tripartite motif-containing protein 2: MERRTWAQDVLRCHLCETSGPPMYCDICHIHLCIACVGKHLLDESKEHKVVTFKKRGFAPECSKHSKKLCELYCEQCDIPICLQCVSSGEHIGHKQVEILKTLQSKKDVLQRNLDELEKLIYPKYQEIASNIQVQKADMHQNPKKLTTALDKHGEDLHREIDIAIMKLKSDVDEMESKHLVVLDKQENEIKHSISEIEQSIADLKKSLNSNDVSLVSTYKSRVAEFRRLPPKLTVSLPRFIPQKINKEQIYQQIGSLSALSIKTEEHGYTLDSPGAESSPPDRPLIDVPRIITHIKTEYGQYNKLRSVSCLSDDEVWTSGQDNMMRLYNLHSKLLKSIQTKSGNLPYDIAVTQSGELVHTDYKDRTVNIVKNTQIQTVIKLQGWYPLYVCCTSSGDLLVVMITDNKKQSKVVRYSGSTEKQTIQYNDKGKPLYSSNDYTKYITENKNLDICVADSMANAIVVVNQAGNLRFTYTGPSSTTKKPFDPAGITTDCQGRILTADYNNDCIHILDEDGQFLRYIDNCHLQYSSGICVNTRDNLFVAELITGKVKKIQYSMSL, translated from the coding sequence ATGGAACGCCGTActtgggcccaggatgtgttacggtgtcatctctgtgagacctcgggcccccctatgtactgtgacatttgtcacattCATCTATGTATAGCCTGCGTTGGGAAACACCTCTTAGATGAATCCAAAGAACACAAGGTGGTAACATTCAAAAAGCGGGGATTTGCACCTGAATGTTCAAAACATTCCAAAAAATTGTGTGAACTTTATTGcgaacaatgtgacattcctatttgtttGCAGTGTGTCTCCTCAGGTGAACATATAGGACACAAACaagttgaaattttaaaaaccctTCAAAGCAAGAAAGATGTATTACAGAGAAATTTAGATGAATTAGAGAAATTGATTTATCCTAAATACCAAGAGATTGCATCTAATATCCAAGTTCAGAAAGCTGATATGCATCAAAACCCCAAGAAATTGACAACAGCTCTAGATAAGcatggagaagacttgcacagagaaatagacattgCCATCATGAAACTGAAATCTGACGTGGATGAAATGGAATCCAAACACCTGGTAGTCCTTGATAAGcaggaaaatgaaatcaaacacaGTATTTCTGAAATTGAACAGAGCATTGCTGATCTGAAGAAATCACTcaactccaatgatgtcagccttGTCTCTACTTACAAATCCAGGGttgctgaattcagaagattgcctcctaaactcacagtttctttaccAAGATTCATTCCTCAGAAGATAAACAAAGAACAGATTTATCAGCAGATTGGGTCTCTCTCAGCgttatctatcaaaacagaagaacatggctatACATTGGATTCTCCtggtgctgagtcctctcccccaGACAGACcactcattgatgtaccacggatcatcacacATATAAAGACAGAGTATGGACAATATAATAAATTACgcagtgtgtcctgtctgagtgatgatgAAGTATGGACGAGTGGTCAGGACAACATGATGAGACTCTACAACCTCCACAGTAAACTACTGAAGTcaatccaaaccaagtcagggaacttACCATATgacatagcagtgacacagAGTGGTGAACTAGTTCATACTGATTACaaagatagaactgtgaacatagtgaagaatacacagatacagacagtgatcaaaCTACAGGGGTGGTATCCTCTCTATGTCTGttgtacctcctctggtgacctcctggttgtcatgatcACTGATAATAAGAAACAatcaaaagttgtgcgttattctggctccacagagaaacaaacaattcaatacAATGACAAAGGAAAACCTCTCTATTCCTCTAATGATTACACTAAATACATCACTGAGAACAaaaacctagatatctgtgtagctgactctATGGCCAATGCAAtagtggtggttaatcaggCCGGGAATCTCCGGTTTACATACACTGGTCCTTCCTCTACTACTAAAAAACCATTTGATCCAGCCGGTATCACTACAGActgccagggtcggatcctgacagcagactatAACAACGactgtatccacatcctggatgaagacggacagttcctccgctacattgacaattGTCATTTACAGTATTCATCCGGTATATGTGTgaacaccagagacaacctctttgtggctgaatTGAtaacaggtaaagtgaagaaaatccaatACAGCATGTCACtttga
- the LOC105328374 gene encoding biogenesis of lysosome-related organelles complex 1 subunit 3 isoform X1: MEPAIRTVVDGEASESDEEEKVDGVLDVRRSDQNFVNAVSISGEALESDDEGETDPPIPALRVEHGESETRQEETGSHSVTRLYSSKPKYDSLLHKKLREKNASLRRHLVDSVHQMYLVSAKDLHNTSLQLHKSKALIGDLSHNMRNLTNDLFHLEDRVDIITSCMILPDTNINVSGTSVSQ; the protein is encoded by the exons ATGGAGCCAGCGATCAGAACAGTGGTGGATGGAGAGGCGTCAGAATCAGACGAAGAGGAGAAAGTAGACGGG GTGCTGGATGTAAGACGGTCGGACCAGAACTTTGTGAATGCTGTGTCTATATCAGGAGAGGCCCTGGAGTCAGATGACGAGGGGGAGACAGACCCGCCCATCCCCGCCCTTAGAG tAGAACACGGAGAGAGTGAGACCAGGCAAGAGGAGACTGGATCTCACTCAGTGACCAGACTCTACTCCAGTAAACCAAAGTACGACAG tCTGCTCCACAAGAAGTTAA GAGAGAAGAATGCCAGTTTGAGGAGACACCTGGTGGATTCTGTCCATCAGATGTACCTGGTGTCTGCCAAAGATCTACACAACACAAGTCTCCAACTCCATAAGTCAAAGGCTTTGATTGGG GATCTCTCCCACAATATGAGGAACCTGACCAATGACTTGTTTCACTTGGAGGACAGGGTAGATATCATAACTTCCTGTATGATCCTACCAGACACCAATATTAATGTCAGTGGAACCTCAGTGTcacaatga